One region of Streptomyces davaonensis JCM 4913 genomic DNA includes:
- a CDS encoding GNAT family N-acetyltransferase, with protein MDSVNDPYELSVGVPSVEVFRRLRTDAGLSDKDPEAVALALPNTWHGVVLHHEGEPIGMGRIIGDGGTAFQIVDMCVHPAHQGRGLGKRIMAALTEELERRAPATAYVSLIADGPARFLYEKFGFADTATHDSIGMYRVIGRPRGGGRPPRCSSRR; from the coding sequence GTGGACAGCGTGAACGACCCGTACGAGTTGAGCGTCGGTGTGCCCTCCGTCGAGGTCTTCCGCCGCCTGCGCACCGACGCCGGCCTCTCCGACAAGGACCCCGAAGCAGTCGCGCTCGCCCTGCCCAACACGTGGCACGGCGTGGTTCTCCACCACGAGGGGGAGCCCATCGGCATGGGACGGATCATCGGGGACGGTGGCACCGCCTTCCAGATCGTCGACATGTGCGTCCACCCTGCCCACCAGGGCCGCGGCCTCGGCAAGCGCATCATGGCCGCGCTCACCGAGGAACTGGAACGCCGGGCGCCCGCCACCGCCTACGTCTCCCTGATCGCCGACGGCCCGGCCCGCTTCCTCTACGAGAAGTTCGGCTTCGCCGACACCGCCACCCACGACTCGATCGGCATGTACCGCGTCATCGGCAGACCCCGTGGGGGCGGACGGCCACCGCGCTGCTCTTCGAGGCGTTGA